From a region of the Scyliorhinus torazame isolate Kashiwa2021f chromosome 15, sScyTor2.1, whole genome shotgun sequence genome:
- the mab21l1 gene encoding putative nucleotidyltransferase MAB21L1, translating into MIAAQAKLVYHLNKYYNEKCQARKAAIAKTIREVCKVVSDVLKEVEVQEPRFISSLNEIDGRFEGLEVISPTEFEVVLYLNQMGVFNFVDDGSLPGCAVLKLSDGRKRSMSLWVEFITASGYLSARKIRSRFQTLVAQAVDKCSYRDVVKMVADTSEVKLRIRDRYIVQITPAFKCTGIWPRSAAHWPLPHIPWPGPNRVAEVKAEGFNLLSKECYSLSGKQSSAESDAWVLQFAEAENRLLLGGCRKKCLSVLKTLRDRHLELPGQPLNNYHMKTLVSYECEKHPRESDWDESCLGDRLNGILLQLISCLQCRRCPHYFLPNLDLFQGKPHTALENAAKQTWRLAREILTNPKSLEKL; encoded by the coding sequence ATGATAGCTGCCCAAGCCAAGCTAGTCTACCACCTAAATAAGTACTACAACGAGAAATGTCAAGCTCGCAAGGCCGCTATAGCCAAGACCATCAGGGAAGTGTGCAAAGTGGTGTCAGACGTGCTGAAGGAAGTCGAGGTGCAGGAGCCACGCTTTATCAGCTCTCTCAACGAGATCGACGGCCGTTTTGAAGGGCTGGAGGTAATTTCCCCGACTGAATTCGAGGTGGTCCTCTACCTGAACCAGATGGGAGTTTTCAACTTCGTGGACGACGGTTCCTTACCTGGCTGCGCCGTGCTGAAGCTCAGCGACGGTCGCAAGAGGAGCATGTCTCTGTGGGTGGAATTCATTACGGCTTCGGGTTACCTCTCTGCGCGGAAGATCCGCTCCAGATTTCAGACGCTGGTGGCTCAGGCTGTGGACAAGTGTAGCTACCGGGACGTGGTGAAGATGGTGGCCGACACCAGTGAAGTGAAGCTGCGGATCAGGGACCGCTACATCGTGCAGATCACTCCCGCTTTCAAGTGCACTGGGATATGGCCGAGGAGCGCGGCGCACtggccactgcctcacatcccctgGCCTGGGCCGAACAGGGTGGCAGAGGTCAAGGCCGAGGGCTTCAACCTGCTTTCCAAAGAGTGCTACTCCCTTTCCGGCAAGCAGAGCTCAGCCGAGAGCGATGCTTGGGTTTTACAGTTCGCCGAGGCCGAGAACAGGCTTCTACTCGGGGGCTGCCGGAAGAAATGTCTGTCCGTTTTGAAAACTTTGCGCGACCGGCACCTTGAACTCCCCGGACAGCCTCTCAATAACTACCACATGAAAACTCTGGTTTCCTATGAATGTGAGAAACATCCCAGGGAGTCGGACTGGGACGAGTCGTGTTTGGGAGATCGTCTAAACGGGATTCTACTGCAGCTCATCTCCTGCCTTCAGTGTCGCAGATGTCCACATTATTTCTTACCCAATCTAGATTTATTTCAGGGCAAACCACACACCGCTTTGGAAAACGCAGCCAAACAAACCTGGCGCCTGGCGAGAGAGATACTCACCAATCCCAAAAGCTTAGAAAAACTTTGA